Proteins encoded together in one Triticum dicoccoides isolate Atlit2015 ecotype Zavitan chromosome 7B, WEW_v2.0, whole genome shotgun sequence window:
- the LOC119338484 gene encoding uncharacterized protein LOC119338484: MDQREGSRKRARGEEEDVDSPPVKMTALAAAAAADALAEAAFQEAAPAVVEGGDGDGDGDAWKPPPGVFDFPWLSCHGGLDAPVTSPLVELREVFFRSAVDGHVAAVGVPGDRFIAPPSNMMLFVVLEEWVVTAGEDEVDPMWRSVLEGANPSA; the protein is encoded by the coding sequence ATGGATCAGCGGGAGGGCAGCAGGAAGCGTGcgcggggagaggaggaggacgtggacTCGCCGCCAGTGAAGATGACggctctggcggcggcggcggcggctgatgcGCTGGCGGAAGCGGCATTCCaggaggcggcgccggcggtggtggagggtggggatggggatggggatggggatgcgtGGAAGCCGCCGCCGGGGGTGTTCGACTTCCCTTGGCTGAGTTGCCATGGCGGCCTGGACGCCCCCGTCACCAGCCCCCTGGTGGAGCTCCGGGAAGTGTTCTTCCGGTCGGCTGTGGACGGGCACGTGGCGGCGGTAGGCGTGCCCGGCGACCGCTTCATCGCGCCGCCGAGCAACATGATGCTGTTCGTCGTCTTGGAGGAGTGGGTCGTCACCGCCGGCGAGGACGAGGTGGACCCCATGTGGCGCTCCGTGCTCGAGGGGGCCAATCCCTCCGCGTGA